The Marinilongibacter aquaticus genome has a window encoding:
- the avs1a gene encoding AVAST type 1 anti-phage system MBL fold metallo-hydrolase Avs1a, translating to MNVYVTVYPAKNGDCFLISFSENEQIQKHLLIDCGYTDTVKAYLKNDLSKIGEEGGVLEKMILTHIDADHIQGAIRLLKENNVSKFIEIKEIWHNTFRHLSDKKQISLDKSQKRILDQLIRRGYPVRENEIKGEQEISAEQGTTVGALILQGKYSWNSDFEGNAISTDFHKKITIGENEELVLLSPNKRKLEQLKSFWRDELYRYGVSYDGGNSELYDDAFEMFMSWEKDTSIKQSVKISAEKETFQDLLQKPFKEDTTVTNGSSIAFILKIQEKNLLFLADAHPDLIVQSLKEYKKDGIIKFDLIKVSHHGSFNNISKDLLELVDSPKYLISTNGGRHNHPDKETIAHIINRQTNFHREIYFNYITDNSKYFDRADWKKKYNYSIHYLNQAPYNLSL from the coding sequence ATGAATGTATATGTTACTGTTTATCCCGCCAAAAATGGAGATTGCTTTTTAATAAGCTTTAGTGAGAATGAACAAATACAAAAACATTTGTTAATCGATTGTGGATATACTGATACTGTTAAAGCTTATTTAAAAAATGATTTAAGTAAAATCGGAGAGGAAGGTGGAGTTCTTGAAAAAATGATTTTGACGCACATTGATGCGGATCATATTCAAGGAGCTATAAGACTTCTTAAGGAAAATAATGTGTCAAAATTTATTGAAATTAAGGAAATATGGCATAATACGTTTCGCCATCTTTCCGATAAAAAACAAATAAGTCTTGATAAAAGCCAAAAAAGGATACTGGATCAATTAATTCGTAGAGGTTACCCTGTAAGGGAGAATGAAATAAAGGGTGAACAAGAAATAAGTGCGGAACAGGGTACGACAGTAGGAGCATTAATTTTACAGGGGAAATATTCATGGAATAGTGATTTTGAAGGTAATGCAATCTCCACTGACTTTCATAAAAAAATTACTATTGGTGAAAATGAGGAATTAGTACTGCTATCCCCTAATAAAAGGAAATTGGAACAATTGAAAAGTTTTTGGAGGGATGAGCTATATAGATATGGGGTAAGTTATGATGGTGGTAACTCAGAATTGTATGATGATGCTTTTGAAATGTTTATGTCTTGGGAAAAGGACACCTCCATAAAGCAATCTGTAAAAATTTCAGCAGAAAAAGAAACATTCCAAGATTTACTGCAAAAGCCTTTTAAGGAAGATACTACTGTTACTAATGGTAGTTCCATTGCTTTCATATTAAAAATTCAAGAGAAAAATTTACTTTTTCTTGCTGATGCACATCCTGATTTGATAGTCCAATCGCTAAAAGAATATAAAAAAGATGGTATAATTAAATTCGATTTAATTAAAGTTTCACATCACGGTAGTTTCAATAATATTAGCAAGGATTTATTGGAATTAGTAGATTCCCCAAAATATCTCATTTCTACTAATGGAGGACGCCATAATCATCCTGATAAAGAAACAATCGCACATATTATAAATCGGCAGACAAATTTCCACAGAGAAATATATTTCAATTACATAACTGATAACTCAAAATACTTTGATAGGGCTGATTGGAAAAAAAAATATAATTACTCAATTCATTATTTAAATCAAGCCCCATATAACTTATCACTATGA
- a CDS encoding AAA family ATPase — protein MLLEFSVGNFLSFKAKTTLSLAATSIKEHIDTNIFSTERRDLLKGAVIYGANASGKSNFVRAMSTMRRLVLQSFDQSSTDELDVTPFLLSTGTEKSPSLFEAIFIIDNIRYRYGFEVDDKQVHAEWLFEAPKNAEKPMFLREGDGIEVTRNFTEGRDLEERTRDNALFLAVADQFNGRIAKKIMKWFDNFITISGLTHEGYKGVTFGMLEKKETSSMLLNFYKRLDLGFDDIAINKKPFDAKELPNDMPESLVRQLVTDLEGAYKIDIKTIHKKYNDQGKVVGDVEFDMRSQESSGTNKIFNISGPVFDVLNDGGVLVVDELDASLHPLLTLAVTRLFNSKQFNPNNAQLIFATHDTNLLYYGNYRRDQIYFVEKDQYGASDMYSLVEYKEEGKTIRKDRSFEKDYIEGRYGAIPFIGNLSNVVTEWQEK, from the coding sequence ATGTTACTCGAATTTTCAGTTGGTAATTTTCTTTCATTTAAAGCAAAAACAACGCTGAGTCTTGCTGCAACCTCTATAAAGGAGCATATAGATACGAATATATTCTCCACCGAACGCAGGGATTTGTTGAAAGGTGCCGTGATATACGGAGCCAACGCCAGTGGCAAAAGTAATTTTGTCCGAGCTATGTCCACCATGAGACGTTTGGTTCTGCAATCTTTTGACCAATCTTCAACGGATGAGCTGGATGTGACTCCTTTCCTATTGAGTACAGGGACCGAAAAATCTCCTTCACTTTTTGAAGCAATTTTTATCATTGATAATATTCGATATCGATATGGTTTTGAAGTAGATGATAAGCAGGTACATGCCGAATGGCTTTTTGAAGCACCCAAAAATGCTGAGAAACCTATGTTTCTTCGTGAAGGTGACGGTATAGAAGTAACCAGAAATTTTACTGAAGGAAGGGACTTGGAAGAGCGTACCCGCGATAATGCGCTTTTTCTTGCTGTAGCAGATCAGTTTAATGGAAGGATTGCAAAAAAAATAATGAAATGGTTTGACAATTTCATTACCATATCTGGACTTACTCATGAAGGATACAAGGGAGTGACGTTTGGTATGCTGGAAAAGAAAGAAACCAGTTCTATGCTACTTAATTTTTACAAAAGATTGGATTTGGGGTTTGATGATATAGCAATCAATAAAAAACCTTTTGATGCCAAAGAGCTTCCCAATGATATGCCGGAAAGCCTTGTGAGACAATTAGTAACTGATTTAGAAGGGGCGTATAAAATTGATATAAAAACCATACATAAGAAATATAATGACCAAGGTAAAGTTGTGGGCGATGTAGAATTTGATATGCGTAGTCAGGAATCCTCCGGCACAAACAAAATATTTAATATTTCCGGACCTGTATTTGATGTTTTAAATGATGGTGGTGTATTGGTAGTTGATGAACTGGATGCCAGCCTGCATCCACTGTTGACTCTTGCTGTTACAAGGCTTTTTAATTCAAAGCAATTTAATCCTAACAATGCACAGCTCATTTTTGCAACGCATGATACGAACTTATTATACTATGGTAATTACCGGAGAGACCAGATTTATTTTGTAGAAAAGGATCAATATGGGGCTTCGGACATGTATTCTTTGGTAGAATATAAGGAAGAAGGAAAAACGATTCGTAAAGACCGTTCCTTTGAAAAAGATTATATAGAAGGACGTTACGGAGCCATTCCATTTATTGGTAACCTGTCAAATGTGGTAACGGAATGGCAAGAAAAATAA
- a CDS encoding RloB family protein has translation MARKIKIPNERLKRFAREEQKRKKNIRNKRKYYLIVCEGEATEPNYFEGLKQDLPKGVLTAYQIDIAGTGRNTQSLVDEALRLKGAYEKSTTRQVDKLWVVFDKDSFSPQDFNAAIQRCGNTDIGCAWSNEAFELWYLLHFQYYENAMSRRDFKGLIENSLKPVLGETFRYEKNSEQMYALLKEHGSQEDAIRNGKRLSSKYGQRQDYANHNPCTKVWVLVEELMELK, from the coding sequence ATGGCAAGAAAAATAAAAATACCCAATGAACGCCTAAAGCGATTTGCACGAGAAGAGCAAAAACGGAAGAAGAACATCCGCAACAAACGGAAGTATTATCTTATTGTTTGTGAGGGTGAAGCAACGGAGCCTAACTATTTTGAAGGGCTAAAGCAGGATTTACCTAAGGGTGTGTTGACCGCTTATCAAATTGATATAGCAGGAACAGGCCGGAATACCCAATCATTGGTGGATGAAGCCTTGCGTTTAAAAGGAGCTTATGAAAAAAGTACCACCCGACAGGTGGATAAACTCTGGGTAGTGTTTGATAAGGACAGCTTTTCGCCACAGGATTTTAATGCCGCTATCCAACGTTGTGGAAATACTGATATTGGATGTGCTTGGAGTAATGAGGCTTTTGAACTTTGGTATTTGTTACATTTTCAATATTACGAAAATGCCATGTCCAGAAGGGATTTTAAGGGACTAATCGAGAACAGCCTAAAACCTGTTTTAGGAGAAACATTCCGATATGAGAAGAATAGTGAACAGATGTATGCCCTTCTAAAGGAACATGGTAGTCAGGAGGACGCTATCCGAAATGGGAAACGGTTATCAAGTAAGTATGGGCAGCGTCAAGATTATGCCAATCACAATCCTTGTACAAAAGTGTGGGTATTGGTGGAAGAACTTATGGAATTAAAATAG